A genome region from Arthrobacter sp. V1I9 includes the following:
- a CDS encoding amino acid permease — protein sequence MPQSTPTDLQNNTAPSTAVDPTLSAEGYSKTLGRRHVTMIAMGGAIGVGLFMGAGGRLASTGPALIFSYAIAGVIAYLLMRALGELIMYRQTSGSFVSYAGEMFGKKGAFLSGWMYFINWGMTGIAELIAIGLYFQFFFPNVPVEASAIAALALLVAVNLLSVKAFGEFEFWASCLKVGAILIFLVVGTFMVVTNAQVGDGNASVANLFAAEGGMFPKGALVMVLVLNAVIFAYNGIELVGITAGEMQNPEREVPKAIRAVVLRIVVFYVGSVTLLAMLLPSDQYVAGTSPFVTVFGQMGLAWVGDVMNMIVITAALSSCNSGLYSIGRVFRTMANNGHAPQWLTRMSRRHVPYAAILAIAAFYLVGIMLNIWLGGSHAFDLALNTASIGVIFTWGAIFASQIALRHKKGVTSSLPMPGSPWTSWAGLIALLAITVLIGFDTMTSKSGEVFYLGLWTLATIPFFAVVLWLGWQKVKNNEPKNALYS from the coding sequence GTGCCTCAAAGTACCCCCACAGATCTGCAGAACAACACGGCACCATCCACCGCCGTCGACCCCACCCTCAGCGCCGAGGGTTACAGCAAGACCCTGGGCAGGCGCCACGTCACCATGATCGCGATGGGCGGCGCCATCGGCGTCGGCCTGTTCATGGGTGCCGGCGGCCGCCTCGCCTCCACCGGCCCGGCCCTGATTTTCTCCTACGCCATTGCCGGCGTCATCGCCTACCTGCTGATGCGGGCACTGGGCGAGCTCATCATGTACCGCCAGACCTCCGGCTCGTTCGTGAGCTACGCCGGTGAGATGTTCGGCAAAAAGGGCGCGTTCCTGTCCGGCTGGATGTATTTCATTAACTGGGGCATGACCGGCATCGCCGAACTGATCGCCATCGGGCTCTACTTCCAGTTCTTCTTCCCCAACGTCCCCGTGGAAGCCTCGGCCATCGCCGCACTGGCCCTCCTGGTGGCCGTCAACCTGCTGAGCGTCAAGGCGTTCGGTGAGTTCGAGTTCTGGGCCTCCTGCCTCAAGGTTGGTGCCATCCTGATCTTCCTGGTGGTGGGCACCTTTATGGTGGTCACCAACGCCCAGGTGGGCGACGGCAACGCCTCGGTGGCCAACCTCTTTGCAGCCGAAGGCGGAATGTTCCCCAAGGGCGCACTGGTCATGGTCCTGGTCCTCAACGCCGTGATCTTCGCCTACAACGGCATCGAACTGGTGGGCATCACCGCCGGCGAGATGCAGAACCCGGAACGCGAAGTGCCCAAGGCAATCCGCGCCGTCGTGCTCCGCATCGTGGTGTTCTACGTTGGTTCCGTGACCCTGCTGGCCATGCTCCTGCCGTCGGACCAGTACGTGGCGGGCACGTCCCCGTTCGTCACCGTGTTCGGCCAGATGGGCCTCGCCTGGGTGGGCGACGTGATGAACATGATCGTGATCACCGCCGCCCTGTCCTCGTGCAACTCGGGCCTGTACTCGATCGGCCGCGTGTTCCGCACCATGGCCAACAACGGCCACGCCCCGCAGTGGCTGACCCGGATGTCCCGCCGCCACGTCCCGTACGCAGCCATCCTCGCCATCGCGGCGTTCTACCTGGTGGGCATCATGCTGAACATCTGGCTGGGTGGCTCGCACGCGTTTGACCTGGCGCTGAACACTGCCTCGATCGGCGTGATTTTCACCTGGGGTGCCATCTTCGCCAGCCAGATCGCGCTGCGCCACAAGAAGGGCGTCACGTCCAGCCTGCCGATGCCCGGTTCGCCCTGGACCAGCTGGGCCGGCCTGATCGCCCTGCTCGCCATCACGGTACTGATCGGTTTCGACACCATGACCAGCAAGTCCGGTGAGGTGTTCTACCTGGGCCTTTGGACCCTGGCCACCATCCCGTTCTTCGCAGTGGTCCTGTGGCTGGGCTGGCAGAAGGTCAAGAACAACGAGCCCAAGAACGCGCTCTACAGCTAG
- a CDS encoding DNA polymerase IV, with protein MLHVDLDQFIAAVEVLRRPELAGKAVIVGGRGDPSERAVVSTASYEARAYGVGSGMPLRIAARKVPDAVILPVDQDAYLAASEEVMAVLHSQPGATVQVLGWDEAFVGVQTEDPEAYARQLQHAVLKQTRLHCSVGVGDTLVRAKVATTFGKPAGVFRLTEDNWLDVMGNRPTIELWGVGTKVSRRLAKLGVGTVAELAASSPDDLVPEFGPKMGLWYAQLGRGDGARIVDDTPWVARGHSRETTFQRDLTEPAQIYDAVKELAARVLEDVAAEGRPVVGLTLKVRYAPFFTKTYARKIPETSDPAEVLDRTLELVAKIEPDRPIRLLGLRAEMTMPEDSRQGHTPTRSGW; from the coding sequence GTGCTGCACGTGGACCTGGACCAGTTCATTGCGGCTGTCGAGGTGCTGCGCCGGCCCGAACTCGCGGGCAAGGCGGTGATCGTCGGCGGCCGCGGTGATCCGAGTGAGCGCGCGGTGGTTTCCACGGCGTCCTACGAAGCCAGGGCGTACGGCGTCGGCTCGGGAATGCCGCTGCGCATCGCCGCACGAAAAGTGCCCGACGCCGTCATCCTGCCCGTCGACCAGGACGCCTACCTCGCTGCGTCCGAGGAAGTCATGGCGGTGCTGCACTCGCAGCCGGGCGCTACGGTGCAGGTGCTCGGGTGGGATGAAGCGTTTGTTGGTGTGCAGACGGAGGATCCGGAGGCCTACGCCCGGCAGCTGCAGCACGCGGTCCTGAAGCAGACCCGGCTGCACTGCAGCGTCGGGGTCGGGGATACTTTGGTCCGCGCCAAGGTAGCGACAACCTTCGGCAAGCCCGCTGGCGTCTTCCGGCTCACGGAAGACAACTGGCTCGACGTGATGGGCAACCGGCCGACGATCGAGCTGTGGGGCGTGGGAACGAAGGTGTCGCGCCGTCTTGCCAAGCTTGGGGTCGGGACCGTTGCCGAGCTGGCAGCGTCCAGTCCTGATGACCTGGTTCCCGAGTTCGGCCCAAAGATGGGTCTCTGGTATGCCCAGCTAGGGCGGGGCGACGGCGCGCGGATCGTCGATGACACGCCCTGGGTAGCCCGCGGGCACAGCCGGGAAACCACCTTCCAGCGCGATCTGACGGAACCCGCGCAGATTTACGACGCCGTCAAAGAGTTGGCGGCGCGCGTCCTGGAGGATGTCGCTGCCGAGGGGCGGCCGGTGGTCGGACTAACGCTCAAAGTCCGCTACGCCCCGTTTTTCACCAAGACGTATGCCCGAAAGATCCCCGAGACCTCGGATCCCGCGGAAGTGCTCGACCGGACCCTTGAGCTTGTGGCCAAGATTGAACCGGATCGCCCCATCCGGCTCCTGGGGCTGCGGGCCGAGATGACCATGCCCGAAGACTCCCGGCAGGGGCATACCCCCACCCGCAGCGGCTGGTGA
- a CDS encoding CsbD family protein, translated as MGLGDKISNAAEDFGGKAKEATGNATDNDRLKAEGQTDQVKADAKKVGESVKDEFKRD; from the coding sequence ATGGGCCTCGGAGACAAGATCAGTAACGCAGCAGAAGATTTCGGCGGCAAGGCCAAGGAAGCCACCGGCAACGCCACCGACAATGACCGCCTCAAGGCTGAGGGCCAGACCGACCAGGTCAAGGCCGACGCCAAGAAGGTCGGCGAAAGCGTCAAGGACGAGTTCAAGCGCGACTAG
- a CDS encoding SRPBCC family protein, which produces MDHSISLTQHINASPERVWSVITDIPGSAATLSGVDSVQLLTDGPYGEGTRWKETRKMLGKSETVEMWVAEAEQHSSTTVKAVQGGADYTTRFGLAPRDGGTDLTLTFGAEVIKPTFASRLMMLLFGRMGMAATRKALTKDLTEIAAKAESRP; this is translated from the coding sequence ATGGACCACAGCATCAGCCTCACCCAGCACATCAACGCGTCCCCGGAAAGGGTCTGGTCCGTCATCACGGACATCCCCGGCTCGGCGGCAACGTTGTCCGGAGTGGACTCCGTGCAGCTTCTCACCGATGGCCCCTACGGGGAGGGGACGCGCTGGAAGGAGACCCGGAAGATGCTGGGCAAATCCGAAACGGTGGAGATGTGGGTGGCCGAAGCGGAGCAGCACAGCAGTACCACCGTCAAGGCTGTCCAGGGCGGCGCGGACTACACCACGCGCTTTGGACTGGCCCCTCGCGACGGCGGCACTGACCTCACGCTCACCTTTGGGGCCGAGGTCATCAAGCCGACGTTCGCGAGCCGCCTCATGATGCTGCTGTTCGGCAGGATGGGCATGGCGGCCACCCGCAAGGCCCTAACAAAGGACCTGACGGAAATCGCTGCCAAGGCAGAGTCGCGTCCATAA
- a CDS encoding pentapeptide repeat-containing protein: protein MPVRLENLTDQPAADFRRGERYDGGRYSGAEADGLELSGTDFAECEFQGVSFNDTQLRGSSFRDCVLGELYAPVFKAARSSWRDVELRNPRLGSAELYEGGWQSVRIDGGKLDFLNLRGARLADVLITDCIINELDLGSAAGTRVALKNCTVGSLDLRGAKLKDFDIRGTEFRSISGLGSMAGVVVDEYQLGLLAPLLAAHLGVTVL, encoded by the coding sequence ATGCCGGTCCGGCTGGAGAACCTGACGGACCAGCCGGCGGCGGATTTCCGCCGCGGTGAACGGTACGACGGCGGCCGGTACAGCGGTGCGGAGGCTGACGGTCTCGAATTGAGCGGCACAGACTTCGCGGAGTGCGAGTTCCAAGGGGTTTCCTTCAACGACACCCAGCTCCGCGGCTCCTCGTTCCGCGACTGCGTCCTGGGCGAGCTGTACGCGCCGGTGTTCAAGGCGGCCCGCTCCAGCTGGCGGGACGTTGAGTTGCGGAATCCGCGGCTTGGCTCCGCTGAACTGTACGAGGGCGGCTGGCAGTCAGTCCGCATCGACGGTGGCAAGCTGGACTTCCTCAACCTGCGCGGCGCCAGGCTCGCCGACGTGCTCATCACCGACTGCATCATCAATGAACTTGACCTTGGCTCCGCCGCCGGTACCCGGGTGGCGTTGAAGAACTGCACCGTCGGTTCCCTCGACCTCCGCGGGGCGAAACTCAAGGACTTCGATATCCGCGGCACGGAGTTCCGCAGCATCAGCGGGCTCGGCAGCATGGCGGGCGTGGTGGTGGATGAGTACCAGCTGGGCCTCCTCGCGCCCCTGCTTGCCGCGCATCTGGGCGTTACGGTCCTCTAG
- a CDS encoding thiolase family protein: MAATAGPQAFLVGGVRTPVGKYGGALSSIRPDDLAALVIREAVNRAGLDPDSIDEVILGNANGAGEENRNVARMATILAGLPLHIPGITVNRLCASGLSAIIQASHMIKAGAADIVIAGGVESMSRAPWVQEKPSSAFAKPGQIFDTSIGWRFTNPQFHKGELSRDGKMTYSMPETAEEVARVDGISREDADAFAVRSHQRALDAAAAGRFKDEIVGVTVKTRKSEHVVDTDEGPRADTTLDVLAGLRPVANGGTVVTAGNSSSLNDGASAIIVASEAAIERLGLTPRARIIDGASAGCEPEIMGIGPVPATQKVLKRSGLSVGDLGAVELNEAFATQSLACIRRLGLEPEIVNNDGGAIALGHPLGSSGARIAITLLGRMEREDARVGLATMCIGVGQGTAMLLEKV, from the coding sequence ATGGCTGCAACCGCAGGTCCGCAGGCTTTCCTCGTTGGCGGGGTCCGAACGCCCGTGGGCAAGTACGGGGGCGCGCTTTCGTCCATCCGCCCCGACGACCTGGCAGCCCTGGTAATCCGGGAGGCCGTCAACCGGGCCGGGCTGGATCCGGACAGCATCGACGAGGTCATCCTGGGCAACGCCAACGGGGCCGGCGAGGAAAACCGGAACGTCGCACGGATGGCCACCATACTCGCCGGGCTGCCCCTCCACATCCCCGGCATCACGGTCAACAGGCTCTGCGCCTCCGGCCTGAGCGCCATCATCCAGGCGAGCCACATGATCAAAGCGGGCGCGGCGGACATCGTGATTGCCGGCGGTGTGGAATCCATGAGCCGGGCACCCTGGGTGCAGGAAAAGCCCTCCTCTGCTTTCGCCAAGCCTGGCCAGATTTTCGATACGTCCATCGGCTGGCGCTTCACCAACCCCCAGTTCCACAAGGGCGAGCTGTCCCGCGACGGAAAAATGACCTACTCCATGCCCGAAACGGCCGAAGAAGTGGCCCGCGTGGACGGCATCTCCCGCGAGGACGCCGACGCCTTCGCGGTCCGCTCGCACCAGCGGGCCCTGGACGCCGCGGCTGCCGGCCGGTTCAAGGACGAGATCGTCGGGGTCACCGTCAAGACCAGGAAGTCCGAGCACGTTGTCGACACGGATGAAGGTCCCCGGGCGGACACCACCTTGGACGTCCTCGCCGGCCTGAGGCCGGTCGCGAACGGCGGAACGGTAGTCACGGCCGGCAACTCGTCGTCACTGAACGACGGCGCTTCGGCCATTATCGTCGCCTCGGAAGCTGCCATCGAAAGGCTGGGCCTCACGCCCCGAGCCCGGATCATCGACGGCGCCTCGGCCGGCTGCGAGCCCGAAATCATGGGCATCGGCCCGGTGCCTGCCACGCAGAAAGTCCTCAAGCGGAGCGGCCTCAGCGTAGGTGACCTGGGCGCCGTCGAACTTAACGAAGCGTTCGCCACGCAGTCCCTCGCCTGCATCCGCCGGCTGGGCCTGGAACCAGAGATTGTGAATAACGACGGCGGCGCCATCGCTTTGGGGCACCCGCTGGGTTCCAGCGGGGCCCGGATCGCCATCACCCTGCTGGGAAGGATGGAGCGGGAGGACGCCCGGGTGGGGCTGGCCACCATGTGTATTGGTGTTGGCCAGGGCACAGCGATGCTGCTGGAGAAAGTCTGA
- a CDS encoding enoyl-CoA hydratase/isomerase family protein: MPGPVDLAAEKFHALLVEERSDRVVVLLNRPEVRNAIDQQMVDELHGICTALEQNPKVLVIAGVEGVFASGADIGQLRERRRDDALQGINSSIFVRIARLPMPVIAALDGYCLGGGAELAYAADFRIGTPNVRIGNPETGLGILAAAGASWRLRELVGEPVAKQILLAGRVLGAEEALAVNLITEVHAPAELLDAAHHLADRIGRQDPLAVRITKSVFHAPAEAHPLIDQLAQGILFESEAKFDRMQRFLDKNAAKKAEKNTGAKAGNEAGEKN, translated from the coding sequence ATGCCGGGCCCCGTGGACCTGGCAGCGGAGAAGTTCCATGCGCTGCTGGTGGAGGAGCGCAGTGACCGCGTGGTGGTGCTCCTCAACCGTCCTGAGGTCCGGAACGCCATCGACCAGCAGATGGTGGATGAACTCCACGGAATCTGCACCGCCCTCGAGCAGAACCCGAAGGTGCTGGTCATCGCGGGTGTGGAGGGCGTGTTTGCCTCCGGGGCTGACATCGGGCAATTGCGCGAGCGGCGCCGGGACGATGCCCTGCAGGGGATCAACTCCAGCATCTTCGTCCGGATCGCCAGGCTGCCCATGCCGGTGATCGCCGCCCTTGACGGCTACTGCCTGGGTGGCGGGGCCGAGCTCGCCTACGCGGCCGACTTCCGCATCGGCACACCCAACGTCCGCATCGGCAACCCGGAAACCGGCCTCGGGATCCTCGCCGCGGCCGGGGCCAGCTGGCGGCTCAGGGAGCTGGTGGGGGAGCCGGTGGCGAAGCAGATTCTGCTGGCCGGCCGGGTCCTTGGCGCAGAAGAAGCGCTCGCCGTGAACCTCATCACCGAAGTCCACGCGCCGGCGGAGCTCCTGGACGCGGCGCATCACCTGGCGGACCGGATTGGCCGCCAGGACCCGCTGGCCGTGCGCATCACCAAGTCCGTGTTCCATGCCCCGGCCGAAGCGCACCCGCTGATCGACCAGCTGGCCCAGGGCATCCTCTTCGAATCCGAGGCCAAGTTTGATCGGATGCAGAGGTTCCTCGACAAAAACGCCGCCAAGAAGGCTGAAAAGAACACCGGTGCGAAGGCCGGCAACGAGGCCGGAGAGAAGAACTGA
- a CDS encoding 3-hydroxyacyl-CoA dehydrogenase family protein: MNTPQPASGLPSRVGVLGGGRMGAGIAHAFLVKGADVLVIERDEQSAEAARERVESAAAKSIERGAVDANLDELVSRLALGVDYGAFKDRQLVVEAVPEDWDLKVTALRGIEEQLSGDAYLASNTSSLSVSGLASELDRPRNFLGLHFFNPVPASTLIEVVLGTRTSPELAAAAKGWVEALGKTAVVVNDAPGFASSRLGVAIALEAMRMVEEGVASAEDIDAAMVLGYKHPTGPLKTTDIVGLDVRLGIAEYLHSTLGDRFAPPQILKDKVARGELGRKAGKGFFDWPS, translated from the coding sequence ATGAATACACCGCAACCTGCTTCCGGCCTCCCTTCCCGCGTGGGCGTCCTCGGCGGCGGCCGCATGGGTGCAGGCATCGCCCACGCCTTCCTGGTCAAGGGCGCGGACGTGCTGGTGATCGAGCGCGACGAGCAGTCAGCCGAAGCTGCCCGGGAGCGGGTTGAATCCGCCGCCGCCAAGAGCATTGAGCGCGGTGCAGTCGACGCCAACCTGGATGAACTGGTGTCCCGGCTGGCCCTGGGCGTTGATTATGGCGCCTTCAAGGACCGGCAGCTGGTGGTCGAAGCCGTGCCGGAGGACTGGGACCTGAAGGTCACCGCGCTTCGCGGCATCGAAGAGCAGCTTTCGGGGGACGCGTACTTGGCATCCAACACCTCGTCGCTGTCCGTGAGCGGCCTGGCCAGTGAGCTGGACCGGCCAAGGAACTTCCTCGGACTGCATTTCTTCAACCCGGTTCCTGCCTCCACCCTGATCGAGGTGGTGCTCGGAACACGCACGTCTCCCGAACTCGCTGCCGCGGCCAAGGGCTGGGTGGAGGCACTCGGCAAGACCGCCGTCGTCGTCAATGACGCTCCAGGCTTTGCGTCCTCAAGGCTGGGCGTTGCCATCGCCCTGGAGGCGATGCGCATGGTGGAGGAGGGGGTGGCCTCTGCCGAGGACATCGACGCCGCCATGGTCCTGGGGTACAAGCACCCCACCGGGCCGCTGAAAACCACCGACATCGTGGGGCTGGATGTCCGGCTCGGCATTGCCGAATACCTGCATTCCACGCTGGGTGACCGTTTCGCTCCGCCGCAGATCCTCAAGGACAAGGTGGCCCGGGGTGAACTGGGACGCAAGGCCGGGAAGGGCTTTTTTGACTGGCCCAGCTAG
- a CDS encoding DUF6480 family protein, which produces MSGNNPDPEDDKITGLEPGGGVPPGETPPGEASTTGPQGHDEHGTKKSTQFLVIAAIAVVVLLSLLYFVGYIVGFFD; this is translated from the coding sequence GTGTCAGGAAATAATCCGGATCCGGAGGACGACAAGATCACAGGCCTGGAGCCGGGAGGCGGAGTGCCGCCGGGCGAAACGCCTCCGGGTGAAGCCTCCACAACCGGACCCCAGGGCCATGATGAGCACGGCACCAAGAAGAGCACGCAGTTCTTGGTGATCGCAGCTATCGCGGTGGTGGTCCTGCTGTCCCTCCTGTACTTCGTCGGCTACATTGTGGGCTTCTTCGACTAG
- a CDS encoding GNAT family N-acetyltransferase — protein MTFLEPLTLTGRYVTLEPLNQEHHDGLVDAARDGELWRLWYTSVPAPDEMETEIQRRLTLQEQGSMLPFTTRLIGPATGGPGRIIGMTTYMNADAGTPRVEIGSTWNAASVQGTGTNPDSKLLLLQHAFEVLGCPAVEFRTHWLNHQSREAIARLGAKQDGVLRNHSRTREGILRDTVVFSILEHEWPMVRAGLEYRLARRG, from the coding sequence GTGACCTTCCTTGAACCCCTTACCCTGACCGGCCGGTATGTAACCCTGGAGCCGCTGAATCAGGAGCATCACGACGGCCTGGTCGACGCTGCGCGCGACGGTGAGTTGTGGCGTCTCTGGTACACGTCCGTGCCGGCTCCTGACGAAATGGAAACCGAAATCCAGCGACGGCTCACCCTGCAGGAGCAGGGTTCGATGCTGCCGTTCACCACCCGGCTGATCGGCCCAGCCACCGGCGGCCCGGGCAGGATCATCGGGATGACCACCTATATGAATGCCGACGCCGGCACTCCCCGGGTGGAGATCGGCTCCACCTGGAATGCCGCTTCAGTGCAGGGAACGGGTACGAATCCGGACTCCAAGCTGCTGCTCCTGCAGCACGCGTTCGAGGTTCTGGGCTGCCCGGCCGTCGAGTTCCGGACGCACTGGCTCAACCACCAGTCGCGCGAGGCCATCGCGCGGCTGGGCGCCAAGCAGGACGGCGTGCTCCGCAACCACTCCAGGACGCGGGAGGGCATCCTGCGCGACACCGTGGTGTTCTCCATCCTCGAACACGAATGGCCCATGGTCCGTGCCGGGCTCGAATACCGGCTGGCCCGGCGGGGGTAG
- a CDS encoding SGNH/GDSL hydrolase family protein: MGTAKVRRRHSAFAACLASVVMAVGLAMVPAQAAEKTKYIALGDSFAAGQGAGPYLDGCYRSENAYSELADEAKAINLVTNAACSGKTTSDVVNDQLRKLNKSTELVTITAGGNNIGFGNIITSCGAALAGGTPGTGCGSAITFATSQISGGQLYRDVVAMIEHVQAAAPNARIVVTGYPYLLDPIPAGQTDQRSLFIYQATQLSDGLNGTIAKAAYNTGATFIDVRPAFLGHGAMSRDPWINLILGGPTDPVSPDNFHPNAEGYEAYFAALRAARVF, encoded by the coding sequence ATGGGAACTGCAAAAGTACGACGGCGGCACTCGGCCTTCGCGGCCTGCCTCGCCAGCGTTGTTATGGCCGTGGGCTTGGCCATGGTCCCGGCGCAGGCTGCAGAGAAGACCAAGTACATCGCCCTGGGTGACTCCTTCGCCGCCGGGCAGGGGGCGGGCCCGTACCTCGACGGGTGTTACCGGAGCGAAAATGCCTACTCCGAGCTCGCGGATGAAGCCAAAGCCATCAACCTCGTCACGAACGCGGCCTGTAGCGGCAAAACAACCTCGGACGTTGTCAACGACCAGCTCCGCAAGCTGAACAAGAGCACCGAGCTCGTAACCATTACCGCCGGCGGCAACAACATCGGCTTCGGCAACATCATCACTTCCTGCGGCGCAGCGTTGGCGGGTGGCACGCCAGGTACGGGATGTGGAAGTGCGATCACCTTCGCCACATCCCAAATCTCCGGCGGCCAGTTGTACCGTGATGTTGTCGCGATGATCGAGCACGTGCAAGCCGCAGCGCCTAACGCCAGGATCGTCGTGACCGGCTACCCCTACCTCCTGGACCCGATCCCAGCAGGCCAAACCGACCAACGGTCCCTGTTCATCTACCAGGCCACTCAACTGTCCGACGGACTGAACGGAACCATCGCCAAGGCCGCCTACAACACCGGAGCCACATTCATCGATGTGCGGCCCGCTTTCCTCGGCCATGGCGCCATGTCGCGGGACCCTTGGATCAACCTGATCCTTGGCGGCCCGACCGACCCTGTCAGTCCGGATAATTTCCACCCGAACGCAGAAGGCTATGAGGCGTACTTCGCCGCACTAAGGGCTGCCCGCGTCTTCTAG
- a CDS encoding tyrosine-protein phosphatase gives MNRADGSMDWDGAVNAWHVAGGVYRMGRREWLTDAGWRQAHDDGVRTVIDLRNAAEARRRDGDPLVADTALAGITVVTAPTEVPGDPRFVKLSGPYLNDPAHYADNARLFPEKLAGVFRQLAAAASRGDVVLHCAAGRDRSGMVAAMVQDLAGDSDQEIADSYRRAARGINERYRTHGPPHARERYVEETELAPLLKQRGVAVVDFVRSLDTRAFLLRNGVTPGELDAVLALCGAGVSR, from the coding sequence ATGAACAGAGCGGACGGGTCCATGGACTGGGATGGTGCTGTCAACGCTTGGCACGTGGCCGGTGGTGTTTACCGGATGGGGCGGCGGGAGTGGCTGACCGACGCGGGCTGGCGGCAGGCGCACGACGACGGCGTCCGCACCGTGATTGACCTCCGTAACGCTGCCGAGGCGCGGCGCCGGGACGGTGACCCGCTGGTGGCGGACACAGCCTTGGCCGGCATCACAGTCGTTACTGCGCCTACCGAGGTGCCGGGCGATCCGCGCTTCGTCAAACTGTCCGGGCCCTACCTCAATGATCCCGCCCACTACGCAGACAACGCCCGGCTCTTCCCGGAAAAGCTGGCGGGCGTCTTTCGTCAGCTTGCGGCAGCGGCGAGCCGCGGCGACGTGGTGCTGCACTGCGCCGCCGGCCGCGACCGCAGCGGAATGGTGGCAGCAATGGTCCAGGACCTGGCCGGGGACTCGGACCAGGAGATCGCTGACAGCTATCGGCGCGCAGCCCGCGGCATCAACGAACGCTACCGCACCCACGGTCCACCGCACGCCCGGGAACGCTATGTTGAGGAAACTGAGCTGGCGCCGCTGCTTAAGCAGCGCGGAGTCGCGGTGGTGGACTTTGTGCGGAGCCTGGATACGCGTGCTTTCCTGCTGCGCAACGGCGTCACGCCTGGTGAGCTGGACGCAGTGCTGGCCCTCTGTGGAGCCGGGGTGTCCCGATGA